TCGCGTCTAGTGCATAAGCTACGAGGATTGGTATGAGCCTGAGGTGCGACGCCTACTGCTGGCGATAGTGCTGCCCAGCTTGCAGAGTGCCGAGCAGGCATTGCTTTGGTCGCACTGGCGTCGCCACCACCAGGCTGTCGCGCGGCGCTGTCACTACCGAGCTAGACCGCCCGATTCCAAACCACGGCTGTAGTACTAGGCTGGGAGACTGCCAGCTGGCGCGGCTCAGACCAAATTTTTGACCCGCTGCCGGGCGCTGGCTTGGGACCCAACCAGCACGACGGGGCAGTTGACGCGCTTGATGGCGGCGGCACTGACGCTGCGCGGGTAGAGAGCTTCCCAACCGCGCGGCTCGCGGCCGGTCATGACGATGGCATCAACAGCTGCTTCTTGGGCGACCCGCACGATGCTATCGACGGGTCGGCCGTAGCGCAGCTCAATCGCCACGCTCAGGCCCTGCCACTGCAATTGGGTCTGGCGCTCGAGCAGGTACTGCCGGGCTGCCCGAAGGCGCTGGCATTCGTGGTTGCGCTCGAGCTGCTCGAACAAGTGCTCGCCCCGAGGGCGGGATCCGAGAACTTGCTCGGGCCTAGCGTCAACGGCCTCGGCGGCAATCCCGCGGTACTGCGCCCGTACGACCCGCAGCAGGCGGATCTGGGCGTTGCGCTCGCGTGCCAGTGCTGCCCCCTGCTCGAGGGCGGCTTCGTCGCTCGGCAAGCCATCCAGCGGAATCAGCAGCGTGGGTTGCTTGTCCCCCTCGCCTAGGCGATCGAGTTGCTCGGGTGCGATTGCGGTTGCGGTCATGGTTCCCTCTCCCCTTAATGGCCATCCAGCTACTTCACAATGTGGCCTTTACAGGGGAGATTTACCCTCCGCCGGGTGGGTCACCCACCTGGGTGATTGCAAGCCCTACTGCACCAGCCCCGCGCGCAGGGCTTTCACGGCCGCCCGCACCCGATCGTCCACCGCAAGCTTGTTCATGATGCTGCGCACGTGGGTTTTGACGGTGTTGCGGCTCAGATAGAGTTGGGCGGCAATTTCGGGGTTGGTGTAGCCCTCCACCATCCAGTTGAGGATCTCGAGCTCGCGCTGCGAGAAAGCAGTCTGCTGGTAGCTGGCCTCGCCGGTTCCCGGCTGGAGGCGATCGATGATCGCGCGCGCGATTTGCGGGTGGAGGTAAGTCGCGCCTTCCCGGGCCGATTGGATGGCTGTGGCCAGTTGCGCCACGCTGGTGCCTTTGAGGCAGTAAGCATCCGCGCCGCTGGCCAGGGCAGCTACCACTTCGGTGCGATCAGTGTGCGAGGTCAGTACGACAACATGCACCCCTGGCAAACTTTGCTTGACTTGCTGCGTGGCAGCAATGCCATCCAGGCGCGGCAAGCCAATGTCCATCACGACAATATCGGGCTGGTGGGTGCGAGCGGCCTCGACGCCCTGAATGCCGTCTTGGGCTTGCGCGACTATCTCAAACTGCGGGTAGTCCGCCAGCGACTGCTCCAGCCCCAGCTGCATCATGGGATCGTCTTCCACAATAACGATGCGAAGCTTGTCGGCGCTGGCAGCCATAGCGCGTTCTCCCGCTGGCTGGCTATTGTAGTTAGCTCGCTGAGACGGACCGCCGCCCTTGCCGGCCTGCATTGCGCCAGCCGGGCATCGGATACGATTGAGGGCAAATGCCGCCTGAGGAGCCAGCCATGTCTGCATCCGTCACCGAGCGCAAGCAAGCCCGAGCCCTCTCGCTAACCCAACGGCCGCGCCGGCTGCGCAGCTCGCCGGCCGTGCGCAGCTTGGTGCAGGAGACCCAGCTGCGCTGTAGCGACCTGATCTATCCGCTGTTTGTGGCCGAAGGGGAGAACCAGCGAGTTGAAATCCCATCCATGCCGGGGGGGTACCGCCATACGTTGGACCTGCTGCTCAAGGAGGTCAAAGAAGCTGCCCGGCTGGGCATCCGCGCGATCGCCATCTTCCCGGTCGTTCCCGAGGCCAAAAAAGATGCCACCGGTAGCGAGGGCTGCAACCCAGACGGCTTAGTGCAGCGCACCGTGCGCGCGATTAAAGAGACGGTTCCCGAGGTGGCCGTCATTACCGATGTGGCGCTGGATCCGTTCTCGAGCGACGGGCACGACGGCATCGTCGAGGATGGCGTCATTCTCAACGATGCCACCGTCGAGGTTTTGGTCAAAATGGCGGTCTCGCAGGCCGAGGCCGGCGCCGACATTGTGGCCCCCTCCGACATGATGGACGGGCGCGTGGGCGCCATTCGCCAGGGCCTGGACGAAGCCGGCCATACCCACACCAGCATCCTGGCCTACTCGGCCAAGTACGCCTCTGCTTACTACGGCCCCTTCCGGGATGCGCTGGACTCCGAACCTGGCTTTGGCGACAAAAAGAGCTACCAAATGGATCCGGCCAACGCCCGCGAGGCGGAGAGGGAAGCGGCGCTGGATGTCCAAGAAGGCGCGGATATGGTCATGGTCAAGCCAGCGCTGGCCTATCTCGATGTCATCTACCGCATCCGCCAAAACACGGATTTGCCCGTGGCAGCCTACAACGTCAGCGGCGAGTACGCTGCCATTAAAGCCGCTGCCCAAAACGGCTGGTTGGACGAATCCCAGGTCATGCTGGAGACCTTGACCGGCATGAAGCGCGCGGGCGCCGATTCGATCTTGAGCTATTACGCTAAGGAAGCGGCACAGCTGCTGGCGCAGCAGTAGCCGCCTAAGCGCTGGCTCCCTCACCCACCAGCGTCTGCAGCTGGCGGGCGTCATGCAGCGCGCCGCCGCCAGCGTCGTTATTGAAATAGCAATAGGCCGGTTGCGCCCAGCGCTGCATCGAAGTGCTGGGGGTCGTGGGCCAACCAGTCCTTTTGCGGTAGCTCGGGCGGATAAAACCAGCCCCGCCAGTGCTTGTAGTTCCAGCCTGAGGTCCCGATGCGCGCGATCGCGCTCATGGCGCCCTCCAGCCCAACCGCTTGCCTACCAGTATGCCGCCTCCCAGACCCCCTGCACTCGCGATAGCATCGGCCCCAAAGCGAGCTCAAGGGGCCGCAACGCTATGGCACGCCAAACCATCGAATCCGTTCTGCAAGAAGATCGCACTTTCCCGCCGCCCAGCGACTTCTCACAGCAAGCCCACATTCCTTCGCTCGAGCGCTACCGGCAGCTTTACGAGCAGGCCCAAGCTGACCCCGAAGCCTTTTGGGCCGATCTGGCCGAGCGGGAGCTGCACTGGTTCCGCAAGTGGGACCGCGTGCTGGATTGGCAGCCGCCCTTCGCCCAGTGGTTTGTGGGCGGGCAAACCAACGCGGCCTACAACTGCCTGGACCGGCACCTCCATACCTGGCGCCGCAATAAAGCAGCCCTGATCTGGGAAGGCGAGCCGGGCGATTCGCGCACCCTGACCTACGCCCAACTGCACCGCGAGGTCTGCCAGATGGCCAATGCCTTCAAGCAGATGGGGGTGGGCAAAGGTGATCGCGTGGGGATTTACATGCCCATGATCTCCGAAGCCGCGATTGCCATGCTGGCCTGCGCCCGCATTGGAGCGCCCCACACGGTGGTATTCGGCGGCTTTAGCGCCGAAGCCCTCAAAGAGCGCCTCAACGACGCCCAGGCCAAGCTGGTCGTCACTGCCGATGGCGGCTGGCGCAAAGACCAAATCGTGCCGCTCAAAGCCAACGTGGACCAGGCCCTGGCCGATGGCGGCGCGCCCTCGGTGGAGAACGTGCTGGTGGTAGAGCGCACCCAGCAGGGTGTAGCCATGGACGCGCAACGCGATCGCTGGTGGCACGAGCTCAAGGCCCAGGTCTCGGCCCATTGCCCGGCCGAGCCCATGGACAGCGAGGACATGCTGTTCATCCTCTACACCAGCGGCACTACGGGCAAGCCCAAAGGCATCGTGCACACCACTGGCGGCTACAATCTCTACGCCCACATGACCGCCCAGTGGGTCTTCGATCTCAAAGACACGGATGTCTACTGGTGCACTGCCGATGTGGGCTGGATTACCGGCCACAGCTACATCGTCTACGGGCCGCTCTCCAATGGCGCCACCACGGTGATGTACGAAGGCGCCCCCCGGCCTTCCAACCCGGGGTGCATCTGGGATGTCATCGAAAAGTACGGCGTCACCGTGTTCTATACGGCCCCCACTGCCATCCGGGCCTGGATCAAAATGGGCGAGTCGCACCCCAACGCGCGCGATCTGTCCTCGCTGCGCCTGCTGGGCACGGTGGGCGAGCCCATCAACCCCGAAGCCTGGATGTGGTACAACCGCGTTATCGGCGGCGAGCGCTGCCCCATCGTCGATACCTGGTGGCAGACCGAAACCGGCGGCATCGCCATCAGCCCGCTCCCGGGCGCAACCCCCACCAAACCCGGATCGGCAACGCTGCCGCTGCCAGGCATTTTTGCCGATGTGGTCGACTCAGAGGGCAACTCGGTCCAGACCGATGAAGGTGGCTATCTGGTCATCCGGCACCCCTGGCCGGGCATGCTGCGCACGGTCTATGGCGATCCGGACCGCTTCCGGCGCACCTACTGGGACCCCATCCCGCCCCAAAACGGCCAGCACTCTTACTTCGCCGGCGACGGCGCGCGGCGCGATGCAGACGGCTACTTTTGGGTTATGGGCCGCGTGGACGATGTCATCAACGTGGCCGGCCACCGCTTGGGAACCATGGAGGTGGAGTCGGCGCTGGTCTCCCACTCGGCTGTGGCCGAAGCAGCCGTGGTGGGCCGCCAGGATGAAGTTAAAGGCGAGGCCGTGGTGGCCTTTGCCACCCTCGAGAACAGCGATCGTGCCAGCGAGCAGCTCAAGGCCGAGCTCAAAGAGCACGTTGCCCAGCAGATCGGGCCCATCGCGCGGCCGGCCGAGATTCGCTTTGCCGATGCGCTGCCCAAAACGCGCTCGGGTAAAATCATGCGCCGCGTGCTGCGCAGCCTGGCCTCCGGGGAAGAGGTAACTGGCGATACCTCCACCCTCGAAGACCGCAGCGTGCTGGGTAAGCTGCGCGGCAGCACCTGAACCGGCTCGCCGCTTGCCAGTCAGGCCCCGCCCGCTACCGGGCGGGGCCCAATAGTGGTCTGCGCTAGCCTGAGCGCGCTTGCAGCCCTACGCGGGCGCTCGCCTCCAGGTGGGAAGCCGTTTTAAACCGTTTTTAACTAACATGAGCTTGGATGCAGCAATATAGCAAAGCTAACGCTCAAATCATGCCCCAATCGTTTCGCCTCACCGCGCGCCTGCTAGCGGGCGCCGCCAGCCTGGGCGTTTTGGCAGCGCCCGCAGCGACTACAGTGCCGAGCGCCAACGCGGCTGAGCCTCGCTCACCCCAGGCCGGCCAGCTGGCGCAAGCTACCCAGTCAACGATTGCTGACCTTGTCTCCGAGCAAGCGCAATTTTCTACCCTGGCTCGGGCCCTAGAAGCGGCCGATTTGGCCCAGACCCTGTCGGGTGAGGGGCCCTACACGGTATTTGCCCCCACCAACCAGGCGTTCGAGCAATTGCCCGACGGCGCCCTGGAGCAGCTGCTCAAGCCCGAGAACCGAGCGATGCTGCAGCAGCTGCTCGAGCACCACGTTGTCTCGGGCGAGCTGCCCGCTAGCGAGCTAGAACCCGGTCGCGTTGAGGCCCTCTTGGGCGAGCTAGCAGTTGAGGTGGCTGATGATGGCAGCGTGACAGTGGGCCGCGCCAATGTGGTTCAACCGGACGTGCAAGCCAGCAACGGTATCGTCCACACTGTGGATCGCCTGCTGCTGCCGGCAGGAGCCGAGCAGGCCCTTTCTCAGACATCCAAGTCAGGGGATGGCGAGACAGAAACCGCCCAGGTCCCCTCCCAAACGACCGACTCAATGGAAGGCGAGATGGCAGACCAGGGCAAGATGGCTGCCGATCGCCCCACCCCATTTGCGCTAGTCCAGCTGGCGCAACAGGGCTTTTTCCGCGAGCAGGGCGTTCCTGCCCACGGGAACCTGCGCACCCAGGTGCGCAGCGGCCGCTTCGGCACGCGCGGGCTCATCCGCGCTGCCATCGAAGCCGGGCGGCTGACCCCGGATGTGGCCTCGGATCGCAGCTATCTCAAAAGCGTCCGGGATCTGCTGCAATCGGCAGGCGGCTACGACTGAGCCCCGTCTGGGCACTTGAACTGGAGCGGTGGCGCCAGCCGCTAGCGCCGCCGCGCCTGCAACTGGCGGTAAACCTCGCGCAGATCCACCTCGTGGTGCGCTAGCGCCACCAGGGTGTGGTAGAGCAAGTCAGCGGCCTCGGCGGCGATATGGTCGCGGTCATCGTCCTTGCAGGCCATGACCACTTCTGCCGACTCCTCGCCAATTTTCTGCAAGATCTTGTTGTCGCCGCGCGCGAGCAGCTTGCTGGTATGCGATCCCTCAACCGGATTGCGCTGGCGCTCGCGAATGGTGGCAAACACGGCCGAGAGGGTATCGGCCGGCGGCTCGGCCTTACCGCCTTCCACCTGGTGGAAGCAGCTCCGCTGGCCGGTATGGCAAGCAATGTCGCCCGCTTGCTCCACGCCCACCAGCAGGGTGTCACTATCGCAGTCGTAGCGCAGTGATCGCACCCGCTGTACGTGCCCCGAGGTAGCGCCTTTATGCCATGGGGCCTGGCGGGAGCGGCTCCAGAACCAGGTCTCGCCGGTCTCTTGCGTTTTGCGCAGCGACTCGCGGCTCATCCAGGCCACCATTAGGACGGTGCCATCGAGATAATCTTGGACCACGGCGGGGACCAAGCCGCGCTCGTCGTAGCGGATGCCATCGAGCGGGATGCGATCGCTTGGGGAATGGGTTGCGCTCATAGCGGCAGCGATGGGCACGCCAGCCCAATCCTACCGGATGGCGGATGCCATCGGTCGCGCCGCGTTGCCGCCTGTGCTCGGTAGGATCGAGGATGGGTGAGGCAGCGGGCGCTGCGCTCGACCCCGCGATCGCGACTGGCGAGTGCCTGTCCGTACAAACCCCAAGCGAGCGATAAGGAGGGAGGGGTGACGACTGCGACTTCGTTCCAAACTAACCAATCGAGTGCGATTTTTAACCGAGCGCAGCAGCTCATGCCGGGTGGGGTCAACTCCCCGGTCCGCGCGTTCAAATCGGTTGGCGGTACCCCCATCGTTTTCGATCGCGTCAAAGGCGCGCGCGCCTGGGACGTAGACGGCAACGAGTACATCGATTACGTCGGCACTTGGGGACCGGCCATTTGCGGCCACGCCCATCCCGAGGTGATCTCGGCTCTGCACGACACCCTAGACAAGGGCACCAGCTTCGGGACGCCCTCAGCTCAGGAAAACCAGCTGGCCGAGATGGTCATTGAGGCTGTGCCCAGCATCGAGATGGTGCGCTTTGTCAACTCCGGCACCGAAGCCTGCATGTCGGCGCTGCGGGTCATGCGGGCCTACACCGGGCGCGACAAGATCGTCAAGTTCCAGGGCAACTACCACGGCCACGCCGACATGCTGCTGGTCCAGGCCGGTTCGGGCATTGCCACCTTGGGCCTGCCCGACTCGCCCGGCGTGCCGCAATCGTCAACCAGCAGCACCCTGACTGCGCCCTACAACGACCTGGAAGCAGTCAAGTCGCTGTTCGAGCAGTATCCCGATGACATCGCCGGGGTTATGCTCGAGCCCGTGGTGGGCAACTCGGGCTTTGTAGCGCCCGATGCCGGCTTTTTGGAGGGGCTGCGCGAGCTGACGCGCGAGTACGGCGCGCTGCTGGCCTTTGACGAAGTTATGACCGGCTTTCGCATTGCCTACGGCGGTGCGCAGGCGCGATTCGGCGTCACCCCTGATGTGACCGCCCTAGGCAAAATCATTGGGGGCGGCTTGCCCGTGGGGGCATTCGGCGCCAGCCGCGAAATCATGGAGCTGGTGGCTCCGGCGGGCCCCATGTACCAATCGGGCACGCTCTCGGGCAATCCGCTGGCCATGACCGCCGGCATCAAGACCCTCGAGATCCTGCAGCGCTCGGGCACCTACGACTACCTAGAGCGCATCACCCAAAAGCTCATCGACGGCATCCAGCAGATCGGGCGCGAAACGGGGCAGCCCATCAACGCCAGCCACATCAGCGCCATGTTCGGCGTGTTCTTTACCGATCGCGCCATTCGCAACTTCGACGACGCCAAAACCTCCGATTTAGACAAGTTCGCCCGCTTCCAGCAGGGCATGTTGGCTCGGGGGATTTACTGGGCACCGGCCCAGTTCGAGGCGGGCTTTACCTCGCTGGCCCACACCGACGAAGATATCGATAAGACGCTCGAGGCAGCGCGCGAGGTCATCGGCAGTCTCTAGCCGGCCCTAGCGCAGCCCAACGCCAACGACTCTGAGGGGCCTAGGGCCCCTCACGTTAATGGCGCGTCCCCTCACTCAAGCTCGTCAAAGAGTTGGTCCTCAATGTAGGGTCGAACGCGCTCGAAGGCCTCGGGCGAGAGCACGTGCCAGCCGCCCTCGGGCGTGCGTTGGGCAAACAGCAGCAGTGGGTCGAGCGGGACGCAGACGGCGTACTCGGTGCCTTGGTGGTAGAAACTAGTCAGCACCTGGAACTCTTCGGATTCCTCCGATTCCTCGGTTTCGCCTTCCTCGGCATCCGCCTCGGCGTCGAACTCCACCACCAGGATGTCGCGTTCTTCGGCTTCGGGGAGCTCGCCGGCCACGGTGAGCGTGTACGCCGTGCGCTTTAGGGTTAAATCCTGCTCGGCCAGGACGGCTTGGGCATCGGCAAAGACCGCATCGATGGCTTCGTCCGCTTCCAGCAGGATTGCCTCGGCTGCCTCATCGCTGCCTTCCCACATGACCAGCGAGACGGGAGTGTCCTCGGGCAGCAACAGGCTATAGGTTTCTCCATCGAGCTCGAAGGTGCGTTCGATGCGGCAAGGGAGCGAGCGGCCGGCCTCATCCAGCAAAACAGTTGCTGCCGTGTCCGATTGCCCGTTAGCACTGCTGGGGGTGGCGTCCGTCATGAATGTCAGAGGGAATCGCTGGACGAATGGGGCGATCGCGGCGGCCTCCAGGGGACGCTCGGCAACCGCCAGGCAAGGTATTAGGCTCAGTGTAAGCGATCGCTGCCGGCCATCGCGAGTGCGGCAGCCACTGCCCGGCTGGTAACGCCAAACTGGAGGGATGGCACGCGTGCGGCACGCAACGGCATGATCCCACTGCAGCTGACCCTCCGCAACTTTCTCAGCTACCGCGAAGCCTCGCTGGATTTTCGCGGCTTCAAAACGGCCTGCATCTGCGGTCCCAACGGCGCCGGGAAGTCCTCGCTGCTCGAGGCCATCACCTGGGTGCTGTGGGGCCAGACGCGCGCCACTGCCGAAGATGACGTTATCCACGCTGGCGCCACTGAAGCGCGGGTTGATTTCACCTTTGCCACCGACGGCCAAACCTATCGCGCCATCCGCAGCCGCCGGCGCGGCCAAAGCAGCGCCCTGGAGCTGCAAGTCCAGACCGAGAGCGGCGAGTTCCGTTCCATCTCGGAGCGGGGCGTGCGCGCGACCCAGCGCCAGATCGTGTCGCTGCTCAAGCTGGACTACGATACGTTCATCAACTCGGCCTACCTGCGCCAAGGGCGGGCGGACGAGTTCATGCTGCGGCGCCCCAGCGAGCGCAAGCAGATCCTGGCCGAGTTGCTCAAGCTCGATCGCTACGAAACCCTTGCCGAGCAGGCTAACGATCGCGCCAAGCAGTACAAGGGCCAAGCCGAGCAGCTGGCGCAGCAGTTGAGCGCCCTGGAGCAGCAGCTGCAGCAAGCCGAGAGCCTCGCCCAAGAGCGCGAACAGCTCGAATCGCAAATCGAAGCGCTGCGCGCGGCTCAAGCCAGCGATCGCCAGGAGCGGGAGCGGTTGCAAGCGCTCGACAACCAGCGCCAGACCCTGCAGCAGCAGCTCGCCTGGCAGCAGCAGCAGTACCAGACCCTGGCGCAGGACTGCGACCGGCTCGTCCAAGACCGCGATGCCGTGCAAGCCCAGCTCGATGAGCTGCAGCAGCTGCTCGAGCGCGAGACCGAGATCGCGGCAGGTTACGAAACCTACCAGCGCCTGCAGCGCGAGGAGCAGGCGCTGGCAAGCCAGTTCCAGCAGTACCAGGAGGCCCAGCAGCAGCGGCAGGCGCTCCAGCAGCAGCAAACCGAGCAAATCAACGCCCAAACCCAGCAGCTGCAGCAGATTCAGGCACAACTCGATTCGCTCGAGCAGCAGGAGAGCGAGCTGCAGCGGATTTTGGGGCGCGCCGACAAAATCGCCCGCGGACTGGAGCAGCTCCAGCACCACCGCCAGCGCTTGCAGCAGCTCGACGAGCGCCAGCAGCAGGCCTCACCGCTGCTGGAGCGGCGCGATACCCTCAGCCCCGAAATCGAGCGCGAGCGGGCCCAACTCGAGGCGCGCTGCAACCAGCTCAAATCGCAACAAGCGCAGCTGGACGAGCAACTCGCCCAGGCCCCACAACTGCGCTCGCGCCTGCAGGCGATCGAGGCCGAGATTGCATTGCTACAGAGCAAGCAAACCTACCGCCAGCGCGTCCAGGAAAAGGGCCAAGAGCGCAAAACGTTTCAGGAACGCTTGCAAGAAACCCAGCGCCGCTACCAGGAGCAGCTGTCGGCGCTCAGCCAGCAGCTAGAGCAGTTGCAGGCCAACAACGCGGTTTGCCCGCTGTGCGAGCGTCCGCTCGATGAGGCACACAAGCAGCATGTCGTCCAAAAAACCGAGACCGAGCAACAGCAACTGCAAGAGCAGTTCTGGGTGCTGCGCGAGCAGCTAGCCGCTTGCGAGCGCGAGCTGCAAGTGCTGCGCTCGGAGTACCATCAGCTGAGCGAGGCGCTGGATCCTTACGAATCGCGACTCCAGCAGCGCGGGGAACTGTCAGCGCAGCTGGCCCATGCTGGCGATCACGAGCAGCAGCGGCAGGCGATCGCGGACGAGATCGCCCAACTCGAGCGCTCGCTGGCTCAGGGGGACTATGCTCCCGAGCTGCAGGCCGAGTACCAGCAAGTGGAGGCTCAGCGGCAGGAGCTGGGCTACGACGAACAGACCCACGCCCTGGCGCGCGAGGAGGTGGAGCGCTGGCGTTGGGCCGAGATCGAACAGGCCAAACTGGAAGATGCCCGACAGCGCCAGGCCCATCTCGCGTCGCAAAAACCCCAGCTGCAGCAGCAGCACCAGCAGTGCCAACAGCAGATCGAGCACCTGCGCGCGGACTCGGAACTGCAGCAGCAAATTGAAGCGCTCGACCGGCAGCTGGCCGAGTTGGGGTACGAGCACTCGCATCACAACCAAGTCCTGACCCAACTGCAGCAGGCCCGCGCCTGGGAAACCCGCTACCAAGAGCTGCAGCGCGCCCGGCAGCAGGCCCCCGAGCTGGCCCAGCGCCAGCAGGAGCTCGAGCAGCGCCGCCAGGCGCGCGCGGCCGAGCGCGAGCGGGCCCAACAGCAGCTCGAGACCCTACAAACGCAGCTAGCCCAAACCCAAGACTGCCGCGCCGACATCGAGCACTGCGAGGAGCAGATCCAGCAGCGCCAGCAGCAGCTAGACGACCTGCTCGCCCAGCAGGGGCGCCTGGAGCAGCGCAGCGCCCAACTCGAACAAGTGCGCGCCCAGTACGAGCAGGCCCAGCAGCAGCAGCAGACGGCGCAGCGGCAGCAGCGGATCTATCGCGAACTCGCCCAAGCCTTTGGCAAAAACGGCATCCAGACGTTGATGATTGAGAATGTCCTGCCGCAGCTCGAGACCCAGACCAACCAAATCCTGTCCCAGCTGACCGGCAACCAGCTGCACGTTCAGTTTGTGACTCAAAAGGCCAGCAAGGGTCGCTCGAAAAAGCAGAGCAAGTCCATCGACACCCTCGAGATCCGGATTGCAGACCCGCAAGGGACCCGCGCTTACGAAACCTACTCCGGTGGCGAGGGCTTTCGCATCAACTTTGCCATCCGCTTGGCGCTGGCCCGAATTCTGGCGCAGCGGGCGGGAACGTCGCTGCAGATGCTGATCGTGGACGAAGGCTTTGGCACCCAGGACGATCAAGGCTGCGAGCGCCTGATTGCCGCCATTGGCGCGATCGCGCCCGAGTTCTCCTGCATTTTGGCGGTCACGCACATGCCGCAGTTTAAAGAGGCGTTTGCCCACCGCATTGAGGTGCGCAAGACCCAGCAGGGCTCGGCGCTGAGCGTGGCGGCCTAAACTGGGGCCGGTTCGCCGCTTAGGGCAGCCGCAATCCGCTCGCGATCCAGATCGCGACCGATCAGCACCAGGCGCGTCTGGCGCGCTTCCGCCGGATCCCAGTGCCGGTCGTAGAACGACTCCAGCCGATCACCGGCACCCTGCAGCACCAAGCGCATGGGCTTGCCGGGGACGTTGACCAAGCCCTTGATGCGATAAATCTCGTGCTGCCGCACTAGCTGGCGCAGCGTTCGGATCAGCGCCTGCGGCTCAAAGCCTCGGTCGAAGCAGAACTGCACGGCGCCGATGCGGTCGTCGTGTTCGTGGTCGTCCTCGGTGTCGTGGTGGCTGGGCCGGGCTGCCAAATCCCCTTCCACGCCAGCGTTGACCCCCAGCAGGATCTCGGGATCCACCCGGCCCTGGTGGCAGGGCAGGATCTTGACCCGCTCGAGCGCCTGCTGGTGCAGCACCTCGAGCGCGCGCTGGCGGGCCTCGCCATCCACCAAGTCCGCCTTGGTCAGCAGCACCAAGTCGGCGCAGGCCAGCTGGTCGGCAAACAGTTCTTCGAGGGGCGTCTCGTGCTCCAGGTTGGGATCGGCCTGGCGCTGGCGCTCGAGCGCGCTGCGATCGCCGGCGACCGCCCCGCTCGCCACGGCCTGGCAGTCGACCACGGTAGCGACGCCATCGACAGTGGCGCCATTACGGATCTCGGGCCAGCGGAACGCTTGCACCAGCGGCTTGGGTAGCGCTAGCCCCGAGGTCTCGACAACGATGCAGTCGAGGCGATCGCGGCGCTGCAGCAGCTCGCGCATGGTGGGGAAAAACTCTTCTTGCACGGTGCAGCAGAGGCAGCCGTTGGCCAGCTCGACCACGTTCTCAGAGGCCGCTTCCGGCTCCTCGCA
This DNA window, taken from Cyanobacteria bacterium QS_8_64_29, encodes the following:
- a CDS encoding ATP-binding cassette family protein produces the protein MIPLQLTLRNFLSYREASLDFRGFKTACICGPNGAGKSSLLEAITWVLWGQTRATAEDDVIHAGATEARVDFTFATDGQTYRAIRSRRRGQSSALELQVQTESGEFRSISERGVRATQRQIVSLLKLDYDTFINSAYLRQGRADEFMLRRPSERKQILAELLKLDRYETLAEQANDRAKQYKGQAEQLAQQLSALEQQLQQAESLAQEREQLESQIEALRAAQASDRQERERLQALDNQRQTLQQQLAWQQQQYQTLAQDCDRLVQDRDAVQAQLDELQQLLERETEIAAGYETYQRLQREEQALASQFQQYQEAQQQRQALQQQQTEQINAQTQQLQQIQAQLDSLEQQESELQRILGRADKIARGLEQLQHHRQRLQQLDERQQQASPLLERRDTLSPEIERERAQLEARCNQLKSQQAQLDEQLAQAPQLRSRLQAIEAEIALLQSKQTYRQRVQEKGQERKTFQERLQETQRRYQEQLSALSQQLEQLQANNAVCPLCERPLDEAHKQHVVQKTETEQQQLQEQFWVLREQLAACERELQVLRSEYHQLSEALDPYESRLQQRGELSAQLAHAGDHEQQRQAIADEIAQLERSLAQGDYAPELQAEYQQVEAQRQELGYDEQTHALAREEVERWRWAEIEQAKLEDARQRQAHLASQKPQLQQQHQQCQQQIEHLRADSELQQQIEALDRQLAELGYEHSHHNQVLTQLQQARAWETRYQELQRARQQAPELAQRQQELEQRRQARAAERERAQQQLETLQTQLAQTQDCRADIEHCEEQIQQRQQQLDDLLAQQGRLEQRSAQLEQVRAQYEQAQQQQQTAQRQQRIYRELAQAFGKNGIQTLMIENVLPQLETQTNQILSQLTGNQLHVQFVTQKASKGRSKKQSKSIDTLEIRIADPQGTRAYETYSGGEGFRINFAIRLALARILAQRAGTSLQMLIVDEGFGTQDDQGCERLIAAIGAIAPEFSCILAVTHMPQFKEAFAHRIEVRKTQQGSALSVAA
- the cobW gene encoding cobalamin biosynthesis protein CobW; amino-acid sequence: MAAKIPVTVITGFLGAGKTTLIRHLLQNNGGRRIAVLVNEFGEVGIDGELLRDCQICEEPEAASENVVELANGCLCCTVQEEFFPTMRELLQRRDRLDCIVVETSGLALPKPLVQAFRWPEIRNGATVDGVATVVDCQAVASGAVAGDRSALERQRQADPNLEHETPLEELFADQLACADLVLLTKADLVDGEARQRALEVLHQQALERVKILPCHQGRVDPEILLGVNAGVEGDLAARPSHHDTEDDHEHDDRIGAVQFCFDRGFEPQALIRTLRQLVRQHEIYRIKGLVNVPGKPMRLVLQGAGDRLESFYDRHWDPAEARQTRLVLIGRDLDRERIAAALSGEPAPV